A portion of the Rhodococcus sp. 4CII genome contains these proteins:
- a CDS encoding cytochrome c oxidase assembly protein has product MNSAHGAPPTTDAVNWWSTDTSSVAGTVILIALASAFVIAARRRSRSGRTWPRCRTWSYVGGCGVVAVTLFSGIAHYDDLFAVHVGQHLVLMMVAPILLVYGGPLRLLTRALPQRTRSEVTAVLADPLVRRFTAGRRAVFWLCADYYGAMAVYLLTPIYRWSTEHQWLHISAHMYFLLCGLLFWIPLIGEDPIGRRTPWPTQRVMLTMGVPFYIALGTAVALLPTVSALPGAAAAGTVLALGGGALSVAGLTVLWLRAHRGTVGLAGTRPDAIEGAGSWPAAC; this is encoded by the coding sequence ATGAATAGCGCCCACGGAGCGCCCCCGACGACCGATGCGGTCAACTGGTGGTCGACCGACACCTCGTCCGTCGCCGGAACGGTGATTCTCATCGCTCTGGCGTCGGCATTCGTCATTGCAGCACGCCGCAGATCACGCAGTGGCCGCACCTGGCCGCGGTGTCGGACCTGGTCGTATGTCGGGGGATGCGGGGTAGTCGCGGTCACCTTGTTCTCGGGGATAGCGCACTACGACGACCTCTTTGCCGTCCATGTCGGCCAGCATCTCGTGCTCATGATGGTCGCACCGATTCTGCTGGTATACGGCGGCCCGCTCCGTCTGCTCACCCGGGCGCTCCCCCAGCGCACGCGCAGTGAGGTCACGGCCGTCCTCGCGGATCCGTTGGTCCGCCGCTTCACGGCCGGACGCCGTGCGGTGTTCTGGTTGTGCGCCGACTACTACGGCGCGATGGCGGTCTATCTCCTGACGCCGATATACCGGTGGAGCACCGAGCATCAGTGGTTGCACATCTCCGCCCACATGTATTTTCTCCTCTGCGGCCTGTTGTTCTGGATCCCCTTGATCGGCGAGGACCCGATTGGTCGACGTACCCCCTGGCCCACACAACGGGTCATGCTGACGATGGGGGTGCCGTTCTACATTGCGCTCGGTACCGCGGTCGCCCTCCTTCCCACGGTGTCCGCCCTTCCGGGAGCTGCCGCTGCGGGCACCGTTCTGGCGCTGGGCGGCGGTGCGCTGTCCGTGGCGGGGTTGACCGTGCTGTGGCTGCGCGCTCACCGCGGCACTGTAGGCCTGGCAGGCACTCGCCCTGATGCGATCGAAGGAGCGGGATCATGGCCTGCTGCGTGCTGA
- a CDS encoding helix-turn-helix domain-containing protein — protein sequence MVGVGQSQQLSGGRHRGTDHGPFPRIGSARLRPRATTCASVEKVGGAVGFTRETHFSRAFKKQFGITPRERRMQHWTA from the coding sequence GTGGTCGGCGTAGGCCAATCCCAGCAGCTCTCGGGTGGTCGGCACCGCGGCACCGATCACGGTCCCTTCCCTCGCATCGGTTCCGCGCGATTGCGGCCACGTGCAACAACGTGTGCATCTGTTGAAAAGGTCGGCGGGGCCGTCGGATTCACGCGAGAAACCCACTTCAGTCGTGCATTCAAGAAACAATTTGGGATAACACCGAGGGAGCGGCGGATGCAGCACTGGACCGCATGA
- a CDS encoding acyl-CoA dehydrogenase family protein — protein sequence MERLLYSDDHHAVRGLARDFARSHVEPHLERWARAGMVDRTVFTQAGSLGLLGMDVDAKYGGGGIDDFRFNVALNEELSRIGAGSVVMNLCGFNDLIAPYLNQLCSPEQKQRWLPGLCAGTLIAAVAMTEPGSGSDLAGITTTAIKDGDSYILNGAKTFISNGILADVVIVVAKTAPDAGRKGISLFLVETDLPGFVRGRKLNKIGLAAQDTAELFFDNLRVSADCLLGEEGHGFDYLMHNLVRERLSIAVMSATSMEVALEEAVRFTKERSAFGRRVADFQSTRFTLAELATEVEIARVFLDRCLVEHVEERLTATEAAMAKWWITELQQKVITRSLQLHGGSGFMTEYRIGREFVDARASTLYGGTTEIMKDIIGKSVARH from the coding sequence ATGGAACGTTTGCTCTATTCCGATGACCATCACGCTGTCCGCGGCCTCGCTCGCGATTTCGCCCGTAGTCACGTCGAGCCCCATCTCGAACGTTGGGCGAGGGCGGGGATGGTGGATCGGACAGTCTTTACCCAGGCGGGCTCCCTGGGACTTCTCGGGATGGACGTCGACGCGAAGTACGGCGGTGGCGGAATCGACGACTTCCGATTCAACGTCGCGCTGAACGAGGAATTGTCCCGGATCGGCGCGGGATCTGTGGTGATGAATCTCTGTGGATTCAATGATCTCATCGCGCCCTACCTCAATCAGCTCTGCTCACCCGAACAGAAGCAGCGGTGGCTGCCCGGGTTGTGCGCGGGAACTCTCATCGCTGCTGTTGCGATGACCGAGCCAGGATCGGGAAGTGATCTCGCCGGAATCACCACGACTGCCATCAAGGATGGTGACAGCTACATCCTCAACGGTGCCAAAACGTTCATCAGCAACGGAATTCTCGCCGATGTGGTGATTGTGGTCGCCAAGACGGCTCCCGATGCCGGACGGAAGGGCATCAGCCTCTTCCTGGTCGAGACCGACCTCCCCGGATTCGTTCGCGGACGCAAACTCAACAAGATCGGCCTGGCGGCACAGGACACCGCGGAACTGTTCTTCGACAACCTGCGAGTATCAGCGGACTGCCTCCTGGGCGAGGAAGGTCACGGATTCGACTACCTAATGCACAACCTGGTGCGGGAACGTTTGAGCATTGCAGTCATGTCCGCCACCAGCATGGAAGTCGCGCTCGAGGAAGCCGTGCGCTTCACCAAGGAGCGGAGCGCGTTCGGGCGACGAGTGGCCGATTTCCAGTCGACCCGGTTCACGTTGGCGGAACTGGCAACGGAAGTCGAGATCGCGCGAGTGTTCCTGGATCGGTGTCTGGTAGAACATGTTGAAGAGCGGCTTACAGCGACCGAGGCGGCCATGGCGAAGTGGTGGATTACCGAGCTTCAGCAGAAGGTGATTACTCGAAGCCTTCAGCTTCACGGTGGCAGCGGGTTCATGACCGAGTACCGGATCGGTAGAGAATTTGTCGACGCTCGAGCGAGCACGCTCTACGGTGGCACAACCGAGATAATGAAGGACATTATCGGTAAGTCCGTCGCACGGCATTAA
- a CDS encoding MFS transporter, whose product MPGTEVHSNPSPPTARERRKVLGASFIGTAIEWYDFFIYGAAASMIFGPQFFPSEDPMTGTLAAFATFAVGFIARPLGGIVMGHYGDRVGRKKMLLISMLLMGGATVAIGLLPNYAAIGVFAPILLVTLRFMQGLGVGGEWGGAVLMAVEYAPAHRRTLYGAFPQMGLPAGVITSNIVFIIVTSIFAPEVFSDWGWRVPFLLSGALILVALYLRVQVEETPSFRNARAHGDVESSPLTTVLREHGGTVALAGAISIACPAFGYIYSVYLLSYGTKELGIAQSTLLELIVAGAVVQLISIYIAAVLADRYGQRPIFLAGAAVVAVWAFPFFMLVNTASPLLIFVAFVVMLLGTSLMAGPQAAMIAALFPANIRYSGTSIAYQIGSILGGGFAPLIATSLYARFGSTTPTSIYLMILGLISLIAIATLRVPRTQSVEPTTAGDRQADPVT is encoded by the coding sequence ATGCCCGGCACCGAGGTACACAGCAACCCGTCCCCACCGACCGCACGCGAACGACGCAAAGTCCTCGGCGCGAGTTTCATCGGAACCGCGATCGAGTGGTACGACTTCTTTATCTATGGCGCCGCCGCGTCGATGATTTTCGGGCCGCAGTTCTTCCCGAGCGAGGATCCGATGACCGGGACGTTGGCCGCGTTTGCGACCTTCGCAGTCGGCTTCATAGCCAGGCCGCTCGGCGGGATTGTGATGGGGCACTACGGCGATCGGGTCGGCCGCAAGAAGATGCTGCTGATTTCGATGCTGCTGATGGGCGGCGCCACTGTGGCCATCGGGTTGCTCCCGAACTACGCCGCGATCGGCGTATTCGCGCCGATCCTGCTGGTCACTCTCCGCTTCATGCAAGGCCTCGGCGTAGGCGGCGAATGGGGCGGGGCAGTCTTGATGGCTGTCGAATACGCTCCTGCCCACCGACGCACGTTGTATGGCGCGTTCCCGCAGATGGGTCTGCCGGCCGGCGTCATCACATCCAATATTGTGTTCATCATCGTGACCTCGATATTCGCGCCGGAGGTATTCAGCGACTGGGGTTGGCGGGTGCCGTTCCTGCTCAGCGGTGCGTTGATTCTGGTCGCCCTGTATCTGCGCGTACAGGTGGAGGAAACACCGTCCTTCCGCAATGCCCGGGCACATGGCGATGTGGAGTCCAGTCCGCTGACGACAGTCCTGCGGGAGCACGGCGGGACCGTAGCTTTGGCTGGGGCGATTTCGATCGCATGTCCCGCATTCGGCTACATCTACTCGGTCTACCTCTTGTCATACGGAACCAAGGAACTCGGAATCGCGCAGTCGACGCTTCTCGAGCTGATCGTGGCCGGCGCGGTGGTGCAGCTGATCTCGATATACATCGCCGCGGTCCTCGCGGACCGGTACGGGCAACGCCCGATCTTCCTCGCTGGAGCCGCGGTCGTGGCGGTGTGGGCATTCCCCTTCTTTATGCTGGTCAACACCGCGAGTCCGCTCCTGATCTTCGTAGCCTTCGTCGTAATGCTCTTGGGCACATCGTTGATGGCTGGCCCTCAGGCGGCGATGATCGCGGCCTTGTTCCCGGCGAACATCCGCTACAGCGGCACGTCGATCGCCTATCAGATCGGGTCGATCCTCGGTGGTGGCTTCGCTCCGTTGATCGCGACCAGCTTGTATGCTCGGTTCGGCTCGACCACGCCGACCTCGATCTACCTGATGATCCTCGGTTTGATCAGCCTGATCGCGATTGCGACGTTACGTGTGCCACGTACTCAGTCCGTCGAGCCGACGACCGCAGGCGACCGCCAGGCAGATCCGGTCACCTGA
- the fdhD gene encoding formate dehydrogenase accessory sulfurtransferase FdhD, with amino-acid sequence MGRVSTRTPVTRIRGAHRSTRPDTVVVEEPLEIRVSGVPLAVTMRTPGSDVELAQGFLLTEGIIADRVDIASIRYCNSVDGNGVNTYNVLDVDLAPGVSLPETGIERNFYTTSSCGVCGKASLDAIRQRTRHSPAADRIRVEAATISSLPDKLRTAQKVFDITGGLHAAGLFTADGQLIAVREDVGRHNAIDKLIGRAIEHGQVPLRGTVLLVSGRASFELAQKTVMAGIPVLAAVSAPSSLAIDLAHEAGLTLIGFLRGPTMNLYTHQERVC; translated from the coding sequence ATGGGGCGGGTGAGCACCCGGACCCCGGTGACCCGGATCCGTGGTGCACACCGCAGCACACGACCGGACACGGTGGTGGTCGAGGAACCCCTCGAGATCCGGGTCAGTGGCGTGCCCTTAGCGGTGACGATGCGGACCCCGGGATCGGATGTGGAACTGGCCCAGGGGTTCCTGCTCACCGAAGGCATCATCGCCGACCGCGTGGACATCGCGTCGATCCGGTACTGCAACAGCGTCGACGGAAACGGTGTCAACACCTACAACGTCCTCGACGTAGACCTCGCACCGGGGGTGTCGCTGCCCGAGACCGGAATCGAGCGCAACTTCTACACCACCTCCTCGTGTGGAGTGTGTGGCAAGGCGTCGCTTGATGCGATCCGGCAGCGCACCCGGCACTCCCCGGCGGCGGACCGAATCCGAGTCGAGGCGGCCACCATCTCGTCGCTACCGGACAAATTGCGGACGGCACAGAAGGTCTTCGACATCACCGGCGGACTGCATGCAGCCGGGCTGTTCACCGCGGACGGGCAACTCATTGCGGTCCGTGAGGACGTCGGCCGGCACAACGCCATCGACAAACTGATCGGGCGGGCGATCGAACATGGCCAGGTACCGCTGCGCGGCACAGTACTTCTCGTCAGTGGTCGTGCGTCATTCGAACTCGCACAGAAGACGGTGATGGCCGGGATTCCCGTTCTCGCCGCAGTCTCGGCGCCGTCGTCACTTGCGATCGATCTCGCCCACGAGGCCGGACTCACGCTCATCGGCTTCCTTCGCGGGCCCACAATGAACCTCTATACCCATCAGGAACGAGTGTGTTGA
- a CDS encoding SDR family NAD(P)-dependent oxidoreductase, producing the protein MHPSRTLTGRTAIVTGAARGLGRAIANRLAADGAAVAAIDIEAGSDASESVLPWTCDVTDTAAVTATVEAVAARLGTIDILVNNAGLLSGRGSLLDASPEELHRFYDVNAVGALRMVQACFPYLRDSPHRGRVINIASRTFFTGAPGQIGYVASKGALIGMTRVMARELGEHRIAVNAVMPAQVATPGTCAHSGDDVFARTMSQQAIQEFVTPEWFAGMVAFLASPDGALITGQSLVYDGGGLLH; encoded by the coding sequence ATGCACCCTTCGCGCACCCTTACCGGCCGAACCGCCATCGTGACCGGTGCGGCCCGCGGCCTGGGCCGGGCAATCGCCAACCGGCTTGCCGCCGATGGGGCAGCCGTCGCCGCGATCGACATCGAGGCGGGCTCTGACGCCTCGGAATCAGTCCTTCCCTGGACGTGCGACGTCACGGACACCGCCGCCGTCACCGCGACCGTCGAAGCTGTCGCCGCGCGCCTCGGGACCATCGATATCTTGGTCAACAACGCCGGACTACTCTCCGGCCGTGGCAGCCTGCTCGATGCCTCGCCCGAGGAACTGCACCGCTTCTACGATGTCAATGCGGTCGGTGCCCTACGCATGGTGCAGGCCTGCTTTCCTTACCTGCGCGACAGCCCCCACCGCGGCCGGGTCATCAACATTGCATCCCGAACCTTCTTCACCGGTGCTCCGGGACAGATCGGATACGTTGCCAGCAAGGGCGCCCTGATCGGCATGACACGTGTGATGGCCCGGGAATTAGGTGAGCATCGGATCGCCGTCAACGCCGTCATGCCCGCCCAAGTCGCCACACCGGGGACCTGCGCCCATTCCGGCGACGATGTCTTCGCCCGGACGATGTCTCAACAGGCAATTCAGGAATTCGTCACCCCCGAGTGGTTCGCCGGCATGGTGGCCTTCCTGGCATCCCCGGACGGCGCCCTGATCACCGGGCAGTCGCTGGTATACGACGGCGGCGGGCTTCTCCACTGA
- a CDS encoding aminomethyl transferase family protein, whose translation MSPKNLQDVLDQAGNTVELLRNSQLGTYIYPVVPSEFTNFRREVKAWSETAVLFDQSHHMVNLFISGPDALKLISDTGINSVAKFEVNTAKQFVPVSPEGGVIGDGILFREAEEEFTFVGRAPVANWLTFQANRGYNVELRLDPRSPSRPYGKEVTRDLWRFQIQGPRAWDVIEKVHGGTVEQVKFFRMGYMNIAGEQVRTLRHGMAGAPGLEIWGPYKSYDKIRDAILEAGREFGLEPAGARAYSCNTLESGWIPSPLPAIYTSNGMREYREWLGADSYEATNALAGSFVSNDISDYYLNPWELGYGSFVKFDHDFIGRDALEAIDQESQRRKVTLAWNPEDVAKLLASPVDPKGPGYQFFDLPNANYGSSNYDAIVDADGNNIGLSLFTGYSANERAALSLATINPDVPLGAEVKVIWGEPDGGSRKTTVQQHEQLAVRAIVSPAPYSVMARDSYQAGWRTAVKA comes from the coding sequence ATGAGCCCGAAAAACCTTCAGGACGTCCTCGATCAGGCCGGAAACACCGTAGAGCTGCTGCGCAACTCCCAGCTCGGCACCTACATCTACCCGGTCGTCCCGTCCGAGTTCACGAACTTCCGCCGCGAGGTGAAGGCCTGGAGTGAGACCGCGGTGCTGTTCGATCAGAGCCACCACATGGTAAACCTGTTCATCTCGGGTCCGGACGCACTGAAGTTGATCTCCGACACCGGCATCAACAGCGTGGCGAAGTTCGAGGTCAACACCGCCAAGCAGTTCGTCCCGGTCTCCCCCGAGGGCGGCGTCATCGGCGACGGCATCCTCTTCCGGGAGGCTGAGGAAGAGTTCACCTTCGTCGGCCGTGCCCCTGTCGCGAACTGGCTGACCTTCCAGGCCAATCGTGGCTACAACGTCGAGTTGCGCCTGGATCCGCGGTCGCCGTCGCGTCCGTACGGCAAGGAGGTCACCCGTGACCTGTGGCGCTTCCAGATCCAGGGTCCCCGCGCCTGGGATGTCATCGAGAAGGTCCACGGTGGCACCGTCGAACAGGTGAAGTTCTTCCGCATGGGCTACATGAACATTGCCGGCGAGCAGGTCCGCACGCTGCGTCACGGCATGGCCGGTGCGCCCGGACTGGAGATCTGGGGTCCCTACAAGTCCTACGACAAGATCCGGGACGCCATCCTCGAAGCAGGCCGCGAGTTCGGTCTGGAGCCGGCCGGAGCACGGGCATATTCGTGCAACACCCTCGAATCCGGGTGGATCCCGTCCCCGCTGCCCGCGATCTACACCAGCAACGGGATGCGGGAATACCGCGAATGGCTCGGCGCCGACAGCTACGAGGCGACGAACGCGTTGGCGGGCAGTTTCGTCTCCAACGACATCAGCGACTACTACCTCAACCCGTGGGAGCTCGGCTATGGATCGTTTGTCAAGTTCGATCACGACTTCATCGGACGTGACGCACTCGAGGCCATCGACCAGGAGAGCCAGCGCCGGAAGGTGACCCTCGCTTGGAACCCCGAGGACGTTGCGAAGCTGCTGGCGTCACCGGTCGACCCGAAGGGGCCCGGATACCAGTTCTTCGACCTGCCCAACGCCAACTACGGGTCCTCGAACTACGACGCGATCGTCGACGCCGACGGAAACAACATCGGTCTGTCCCTGTTCACCGGGTACAGCGCCAACGAGCGCGCCGCGCTGTCCTTGGCGACGATCAACCCCGACGTTCCGCTCGGTGCCGAGGTCAAGGTCATCTGGGGCGAGCCCGACGGTGGAAGCCGCAAGACCACCGTGCAGCAGCACGAGCAGCTCGCCGTGCGTGCAATCGTGAGCCCGGCACCGTACTCGGTCATGGCCCGCGACTCCTACCAGGCTGGCTGGCGCACCGCGGTCAAGGCCTGA
- a CDS encoding 4-carboxy-4-hydroxy-2-oxoadipate aldolase/oxaloacetate decarboxylase — MKNVIVTDTPRACIEKVDKLAEYGVATVHEALGRTGFLGPKLRPVHLGSRVGGTAVTVLSWPGDNLMIHAAIEQCQPGDLLVVTTTSPSSDGMFGDLFATALQTRGVRGLVTEAGVRDVAELNAMGFPVWSTAVSAQGTVKATAGAVNIPIIIGGQTIRPGDAVLADDDGVMVVPRGDVDRAIEAAQARTDKEEATRTAFRDGELGLDRYGLRAKLAELGVEYISAEQHLL, encoded by the coding sequence ATGAAGAATGTCATTGTCACGGACACGCCTCGCGCATGCATCGAGAAGGTCGACAAGCTCGCCGAATACGGTGTCGCCACAGTTCACGAGGCACTGGGTCGAACCGGGTTCCTGGGACCGAAGCTGCGGCCGGTCCACCTGGGCTCGCGTGTCGGTGGCACGGCGGTCACCGTCCTGAGCTGGCCCGGTGACAACCTGATGATCCACGCCGCAATCGAACAGTGCCAGCCCGGTGATCTGTTGGTCGTCACCACTACCTCACCGAGCTCGGACGGCATGTTCGGCGATTTGTTCGCGACCGCGCTGCAGACCCGCGGAGTACGTGGACTCGTCACCGAGGCCGGTGTGCGCGATGTCGCCGAGCTCAATGCAATGGGGTTCCCGGTATGGTCCACCGCTGTCAGCGCACAGGGAACCGTGAAGGCTACCGCCGGCGCGGTGAATATCCCGATCATCATCGGCGGACAGACGATCCGGCCCGGTGATGCCGTTCTCGCCGACGACGACGGCGTGATGGTCGTCCCCCGCGGCGACGTCGACCGGGCAATCGAGGCCGCCCAGGCCCGAACCGATAAGGAAGAAGCAACCCGCACCGCCTTCCGTGACGGCGAACTCGGGCTGGACCGTTACGGTCTGCGCGCCAAACTCGCCGAGCTCGGCGTCGAGTACATCAGTGCCGAACAGCACCTTCTCTGA
- a CDS encoding PIG-L deacetylase family protein, translating to MSSLLVVSAHAGDFVWRAAGAIALATSRGQRAKVLCLSFGERGESARAWREGKTLDEIKALRRGEAESAAAVLGAEIEFLDAGDYPLRESDELVDRIVRVYREFDPAVVLTHPLTDPYNGDHPAAARMALDARVLAQAVGYDAPGDPLGAPPVFFFEPHQPEQCDFKPNVLLDITDVFDVKRKAMECLAAQQHMWDYYTDLAKRRGVQVKRNAGPNLGLPHNTMGEAYMRLYPQVTGELS from the coding sequence ATGAGTTCCTTACTGGTGGTCAGCGCACACGCAGGTGACTTCGTCTGGCGCGCCGCCGGCGCGATCGCTCTCGCGACCAGCCGGGGTCAGCGGGCCAAAGTGCTGTGCCTGAGCTTCGGTGAGCGCGGCGAATCTGCACGGGCGTGGCGAGAGGGCAAGACACTCGACGAGATCAAGGCGCTGCGGCGCGGAGAGGCCGAAAGTGCCGCCGCTGTCCTCGGCGCCGAGATCGAGTTCCTCGATGCCGGCGACTACCCGCTGCGCGAGTCCGACGAACTGGTGGACCGCATCGTCCGGGTCTACCGCGAGTTCGACCCAGCGGTGGTGTTGACGCACCCATTGACCGACCCCTACAACGGAGACCATCCCGCGGCCGCCCGGATGGCATTGGATGCTCGAGTCCTCGCCCAAGCCGTCGGCTACGACGCACCCGGAGATCCGCTCGGCGCTCCCCCGGTATTCTTCTTCGAGCCTCACCAGCCCGAGCAGTGTGACTTCAAACCCAATGTGCTGCTGGACATTACTGATGTCTTCGACGTCAAGCGCAAGGCCATGGAATGCCTGGCGGCACAACAGCACATGTGGGACTACTACACCGATCTCGCCAAACGGCGTGGGGTGCAGGTCAAACGGAACGCCGGCCCGAACCTGGGTCTGCCCCACAACACCATGGGCGAGGCGTACATGCGGCTGTACCCCCAGGTCACCGGGGAACTCTCATGA
- a CDS encoding folylpolyglutamate synthase/dihydrofolate synthase family protein yields MKTEEDRREAATSLGVERYLMAGLSSTSARSPATATGQRRAAALLALMGSPQNDLRVVHVAGTAGKGSVSTFIASILRAQGFRVGTYLSPHVHSVLERFQIDGRPAPEEHVAAALRVVRDGERRLDTTELGPVTMFEAATATAFQLFRDHDVDYTVIETGIGGLHDATNTVSRSDKLAVLTTIGLDHTEVLGPTVADIARQKAGIFPAGGAAIALRGGPRIDKAIRAEGRRRQCTVDHLTPAHAADLLPAGVVLGLPGRHQRVNAGLALRAVRHLADRDGWSLRLGRTTAGLASAQLPGRFERRRWHGRPVVLDGAHNEIKLATLACAVRDEWPDRAPIWVLTFKPDKNVDDAMKAIAPSAARVFATQFDSDGTNQGRGHALAASEVAAAAQRAGIDAVETYPSIGDALQAAVELSDPDAPLVVTGSFFAVADAGKVMPK; encoded by the coding sequence ATGAAAACTGAGGAAGACCGGCGTGAAGCGGCGACCTCGCTCGGCGTGGAACGCTATCTCATGGCGGGACTATCATCGACGTCCGCCCGATCTCCCGCCACAGCGACGGGGCAGCGACGCGCAGCAGCGCTGCTCGCTCTGATGGGATCCCCACAGAATGACCTGCGTGTCGTGCACGTCGCGGGCACCGCGGGGAAGGGTTCGGTGTCGACCTTCATCGCATCGATTCTCCGTGCACAGGGTTTCCGGGTCGGCACCTACCTGTCACCACACGTGCACTCGGTTCTCGAGAGATTCCAAATCGACGGCCGGCCGGCACCGGAAGAGCACGTCGCTGCCGCTCTGCGCGTCGTGCGCGATGGTGAGCGCCGACTCGACACGACCGAGTTGGGACCCGTCACGATGTTCGAGGCCGCGACAGCGACCGCGTTTCAGCTGTTCCGCGACCACGACGTCGACTACACGGTCATCGAAACTGGTATCGGTGGACTGCACGACGCCACGAACACCGTCTCGCGGAGCGACAAACTCGCCGTGCTGACGACGATCGGTCTCGACCACACCGAGGTTCTCGGACCGACGGTAGCCGACATCGCGCGGCAGAAGGCGGGCATCTTCCCCGCCGGCGGTGCGGCCATCGCACTGCGCGGGGGACCGCGCATCGACAAGGCCATCCGAGCCGAGGGACGACGGCGCCAATGCACCGTCGACCACCTCACACCAGCACACGCGGCGGACCTCCTGCCCGCGGGCGTCGTCCTCGGTCTGCCCGGCCGCCACCAACGGGTCAACGCCGGACTAGCACTGCGCGCGGTACGGCACCTGGCGGATCGGGACGGGTGGTCGCTCCGTCTCGGCCGTACCACTGCCGGTCTCGCCAGCGCCCAGTTGCCCGGCCGATTCGAACGACGCCGATGGCACGGTCGCCCTGTCGTCCTCGACGGCGCCCACAACGAGATCAAACTCGCGACCCTTGCCTGCGCGGTCCGCGACGAGTGGCCCGACCGCGCACCGATCTGGGTGCTGACCTTCAAACCGGACAAGAACGTCGACGACGCCATGAAGGCAATCGCCCCATCCGCGGCGAGGGTATTCGCGACCCAATTCGATAGTGACGGAACGAATCAGGGGCGAGGACACGCCCTCGCCGCCAGCGAAGTCGCCGCGGCGGCCCAGCGGGCCGGGATCGATGCAGTGGAGACGTATCCCAGCATCGGCGACGCACTCCAAGCGGCGGTCGAGCTCTCCGACCCCGATGCTCCGCTGGTCGTCACAGGATCATTCTTCGCCGTCGCCGACGCAGGAAAGGTGATGCCGAAATGA
- the pabB gene encoding aminodeoxychorismate synthase component I, whose amino-acid sequence MRVPTAWARFDDLRAGTACRFPEVAYDLVATRPEHVADVLAEVDEASRRGWWAFGFVSYEAAAGLDPSLAVHDTVDGLPLAWFGIAREPERVPLVRPTVNPNYQVGEWRYEWGADEHRDKVEAVRRHIAAGETYQTNLTTRLTADVAGDLPQLYADMACAQGGAYNAYLDTGQFAIASASPELFFEITDDQLLMRPMKGTARRGHSVAEDREIVARLQASEKERAENIMIVDLVRNDVAQLAVTGGVSVTALCRAEQYETVHQLTSDVTARLRPDLGLVEIFRALFPCGSVTGAPKHRTMEIIRDLEPTPRGVYCGAVGVIAPAGVPVRARFNVAIRTLVVDTDRGSAIYGTGGGITWDSQPAAEYAELRAKAAVLTARPQSPAGRHGARPRPSFVAVKSASMPDEM is encoded by the coding sequence ATGAGGGTGCCAACCGCCTGGGCGAGATTCGACGACTTGCGCGCCGGTACCGCCTGCCGGTTCCCGGAGGTCGCCTACGACCTCGTCGCGACCCGGCCCGAACATGTCGCGGATGTGTTGGCGGAGGTCGACGAGGCCAGCCGCAGAGGGTGGTGGGCATTCGGGTTCGTCAGCTACGAGGCGGCCGCAGGTCTCGACCCCTCCCTAGCCGTGCACGACACCGTCGACGGCCTACCCCTGGCATGGTTCGGGATCGCGCGAGAACCCGAACGAGTCCCACTCGTGCGGCCGACGGTAAACCCCAACTACCAGGTAGGGGAGTGGCGCTACGAATGGGGAGCGGATGAGCATCGCGACAAGGTCGAAGCGGTGCGCCGGCACATCGCGGCAGGAGAGACCTACCAGACCAATCTCACCACCCGCCTGACCGCGGACGTTGCCGGAGACCTACCCCAGCTGTACGCGGACATGGCATGCGCCCAAGGCGGCGCGTACAACGCCTACCTCGATACCGGCCAGTTCGCGATCGCCAGCGCGAGCCCCGAATTGTTCTTCGAGATCACCGACGACCAACTTCTCATGCGCCCGATGAAAGGCACTGCCCGACGCGGACATTCGGTGGCAGAGGACCGGGAGATCGTCGCACGCCTGCAAGCGAGTGAGAAAGAGCGCGCCGAAAACATCATGATCGTCGACCTCGTCCGCAACGACGTCGCGCAACTCGCGGTCACCGGAGGTGTGTCCGTTACCGCGCTGTGCCGCGCCGAGCAGTACGAGACGGTCCACCAGCTCACCTCCGATGTCACCGCCCGACTGCGTCCCGACCTCGGTCTCGTCGAGATCTTCCGCGCACTGTTCCCCTGCGGCTCGGTCACAGGCGCCCCCAAGCACCGCACGATGGAGATCATCCGCGACCTCGAACCGACACCGAGAGGTGTCTACTGCGGCGCCGTCGGAGTCATCGCCCCAGCGGGCGTACCGGTCCGAGCGCGCTTCAACGTCGCCATCCGCACCCTCGTCGTCGATACGGACCGAGGCAGCGCCATCTACGGGACCGGCGGTGGCATCACCTGGGACTCACAACCTGCGGCCGAATATGCCGAGCTGCGTGCGAAAGCAGCCGTGCTCACCGCGCGCCCACAGTCCCCGGCGGGACGGCACGGTGCCCGACCGCGTCCGTCATTTGTCGCAGTCAAGTCTGCCTCGATGCCCGACGAAATGTGA